CAGCAGTAAAGGTTTCTGTTGGATAAGCACGATTTAAAAAGGCAGCAGTATGATCATGTGCTGTTTGTAGTCCCATTTCAATAAATACAGGCTTTCTTTTATTTAATTCCTTTAGTAAAGAAAGAACTTCAGGAGAAAGACAGTCAGGTCTTGTGCCAATCGATAATGCAACAATTTCCGGAGCCTCTATCGCCTCTTCGTAAAGAGCCCGGAGACGTTCTATTGGTGCATAAGTGTTTGTAAATGCCTGAAAATAAGCAATATAATGTTCCCCATGGTATTTTTCAGCGGTCTGTGCTTTTCCAAGACGAATCTGTTCAGAAACAGAGAGGGAAGCGTTCTCTGTAAATTCTCCGCTTCCCCCTTCACTGCAAAAGATACATCCGCCGGTTGCAAGTGTCCCGTCACGATTTGGACAGGTAAAACCACCATCCAGACAGATCTTGTATAGTTTTTCTCCAAAATATTCTTTAATAAAACGACTGTAGGTATAATAGCGTTCCATAAAAACTAGTCAATATATTCTTTGACAGCAGCGCTTACAACATCAGCAATCTGTGGGTCGAATGCATGTGGAAGAATATTGTTATCGCTTAATTCTTCCTGGGGAACCAGACCAGCGATCGCATGAGCAGCAGCAAGCTTCATTTCAGAAGTAATATGTGTAGCGTGACCTTCTAAGGCACCTTTAAAGATGCCAGGGAAAACAAGTACATTATTTACCTGATTTGGAAAATCAGAGCGACCGGTACCAACAACCTTTGCACCAGCTTCTTTTGCAAGGTGAGGAAGGATTTCCGGATCTGGATTCGCCATAGTAAATAAGATAGAATCCTTTGCCATAGAACGAACCATATCCTGATTTATAATACCAGGAGCGGATACTCCGACAAAAATATCAGCACCTTTCATCGCATCGGCAAGAGTTCCTGTTTTATGAGAAAGATTTGTAACCTGAGTCATCTTTTCCTGCATCCAGTTTAAAGAAGGATCACCAGAACACAGTATTCCCTGACGATCACAAAGTGTTAGATCATGAAAACCGTAAGCTAAGAGCATCTTTGCGATAGCAATTCCGGCAGAACCGGCACCATTGACTACAACTTTACAATCTTCTTTTTGTTTGTTTACAACTTTTAATGCATTAATGATTCCTGCAAGAACAACGATAGCTGTACCATGCTGGTCGTCGTGGAAAACAGGAATGTCAAGCATCTGATCAAGGCGTTCTTCTATTTCAAAACAGCGTGGAGCTGCAATATCTTCTAAGTTAATGCCACCAAAAGCCGGGGCGATTCTGACAACAGTTTCAATAATTTCTTCTGTATCCTGTGTATCAAGACAGATAGGGAAGGCATTAACACCGCCAAAATCTTTAAAAAGGGCAGCTTTTCCTTCCATAACAGGCATAGCAGCAAGAGCACCGATATTGCCAAGTCCGAGTACGGCACTTCCATCAGATACCACTGCTACGGTGTTTGACTTGATCGTGTAAGTATAGGCTTCTTTAGGATTTTCTGCGATAGCGCGGCATGGCTCAGCAACACCGGGAGTATATGCAATCGCAAGATCTTCTGCGGAAGCTACCGGACATTTGGCTTCTACAGAAAGTTTACCGTTCCATTGTTTGTGCATTTCTAAAGCTTTTTCTTTATTTGTCATAATTATTTCCGTCCTTTCCCAGAATATATTCTAGCATCGCTTTTCTTATTGTGCAATCAAATATTTCACAAAAACAGGTTGTTTTCTTCCTAATCTGTGGTATTATAAAAAAGATAATTCTAATTCGTCTTAATAATCTGATGTGAAAAGATGTTTTTTCTTGGTATCACATCATGTTTTTAGTTATAATCTTTTGATTTCCCAAATGATTTAATTGTTATTTTTTTTATCTCAGTCGAGAAGACCCCCACCTCTTTCAGGTGGCTGCTCGACTTGAATAGTATGTGAAAATATCCCTGTCAGTGAAGTTGACAGGTGATATTGAAATGAACATATAAGACAGATTTTTTGTGGAGCCGGCAGAAAAATGCAGAGACATTCTTGAAGTCGGTTGTGAAAACGTATACAAAACGTATTTAAAAATATTTTAGAGAAATTTTGGAGGCAGGAATGGATTTTAAAGAAATGACACTTCTTCAATTGAAGGCATATGCGAAAGAAAAAGGAATTCGTGGGATAAGTACGCTGAAAAAGGAACAGTTGGTGGAAAAGCTTATGAAAAGCGAAAAATATGAAGAAAAGAGAGAAGAGAAAAAAGAAGAGAACATAGAAGTAAAGAGAGAAGAAAACAGGAAAGAGAATAAAAGAGCAAACAAAGAAGAGAAGCGAAAAGAACATAGAAAAGAACATACAGAAGAAAGTAAAAAAGAAAACAGAGAAGAAGAAAAAGCAGAGGAAAAAGCAGAGGATACAGAAGAAAAAAAATCAGAAGCAGAAGGTAAAAAGAATGACATATCCAGCTTAGACAGTGGAAATATGGCAAACGGTATCCTTGAAGTCATGCCGGATGGTTATGGATTTATTCGTTGCGAGAATTATCTTCCGGGAGAGAATGATGTCTATGTTTCACCGTCTCAGATACGTCGTTTTAATTTAAAAACCGGGGATATTTTAGTGGGAAATATTCGTATTAAAACGCAGAATGAAAAGTACAGCGCTTTACTATATGTACAGTCAGTCAATGGATATAAACCATTTGATGCAGCAAAAAGAAAGAACTTTGAGGATCTTACACCGATTTTTCCAAATGAGAGAATTAATCTTGAAACAGAGAATGCACCATTATCCATGCGTATGGTAGACCTTCTTTCCCCGATTGGAAAGGGACAGCGTGGAATGATCGTTTCTCAGCCAAAGACAGGAAAGACCACATTATTAAAACAGATTGCAAGAAGTATTACGGCAACAAGACCCAATATGAAGGTTATCGTTCTTCTAATTGATGAACGTCCGGAAGAGGTAACGGATATCAGAGAATCCATTGAAGGACCAAATGCAGAAGTTATTTACTCTACGTTTGATGAATTACCAGAACATCATAAAAGAGTATCTGAAATGGTATTAGAGAGAGCAAAACGTCTTGTAGAGCATAAACAGGACGTCGTGATTTTATTAGATAGTATCACTCGACTGGCAAGAGCATATAATCTGCTGGTTCCTCCAAGTGGACGAACACT
This Anaerobutyricum hallii DNA region includes the following protein-coding sequences:
- a CDS encoding TIGR01212 family radical SAM protein (This family includes YhcC from E. coli K-12, an uncharacterized radical SAM protein.); the encoded protein is MERYYTYSRFIKEYFGEKLYKICLDGGFTCPNRDGTLATGGCIFCSEGGSGEFTENASLSVSEQIRLGKAQTAEKYHGEHYIAYFQAFTNTYAPIERLRALYEEAIEAPEIVALSIGTRPDCLSPEVLSLLKELNKRKPVFIEMGLQTAHDHTAAFLNRAYPTETFTAACHALSNAGIRVTAHIILGLPGETADMEIETIRYLNSLPINGIKISMLYVLKNTILAEYYKQHPFHILTMEEYIDHLIGCLSWLRKDIVVERITGDGPKDLLITPKWIGHKRLVLNTIHKEMKQRNFMQGGSLCQKNL
- a CDS encoding NAD(P)-dependent malic enzyme, with the translated sequence MTNKEKALEMHKQWNGKLSVEAKCPVASAEDLAIAYTPGVAEPCRAIAENPKEAYTYTIKSNTVAVVSDGSAVLGLGNIGALAAMPVMEGKAALFKDFGGVNAFPICLDTQDTEEIIETVVRIAPAFGGINLEDIAAPRCFEIEERLDQMLDIPVFHDDQHGTAIVVLAGIINALKVVNKQKEDCKVVVNGAGSAGIAIAKMLLAYGFHDLTLCDRQGILCSGDPSLNWMQEKMTQVTNLSHKTGTLADAMKGADIFVGVSAPGIINQDMVRSMAKDSILFTMANPDPEILPHLAKEAGAKVVGTGRSDFPNQVNNVLVFPGIFKGALEGHATHITSEMKLAAAHAIAGLVPQEELSDNNILPHAFDPQIADVVSAAVKEYID
- the rho gene encoding transcription termination factor Rho: MDFKEMTLLQLKAYAKEKGIRGISTLKKEQLVEKLMKSEKYEEKREEKKEENIEVKREENRKENKRANKEEKRKEHRKEHTEESKKENREEEKAEEKAEDTEEKKSEAEGKKNDISSLDSGNMANGILEVMPDGYGFIRCENYLPGENDVYVSPSQIRRFNLKTGDILVGNIRIKTQNEKYSALLYVQSVNGYKPFDAAKRKNFEDLTPIFPNERINLETENAPLSMRMVDLLSPIGKGQRGMIVSQPKTGKTTLLKQIARSITATRPNMKVIVLLIDERPEEVTDIRESIEGPNAEVIYSTFDELPEHHKRVSEMVLERAKRLVEHKQDVVILLDSITRLARAYNLLVPPSGRTLSGGLDPAALYMPKKFFGAARNMREGGSLTILATALVETGSKMDDVVFEEFKGTGNMELVLDRKLAEKRIFPAINIQRSGTRREDLLLTKEEQEIVYALHRELSGNRADENMEQILNFFKRTKNNKEFIQLMKQSLLKK